The following nucleotide sequence is from candidate division WOR-3 bacterium.
TGACCGTACCGATATAGGCAACCGGAATTCGCCAGTCGACGACGCGGATGATGATCAGGAAGAGAGCGCCGATGAGGAGGAGCAGTGCCGAGGTCTCGCCGAGACAGCCGCCGATGTTGCCGAGGAAGAGTCGCTTCAGTTCAGCCAGGGAGTTGGCTTGGCGAAGCAATTCGTTCAGGTCCATGCCCTGGGGAACCAACTCGGCGGCGCGGCGGACAAAGGCGAGCGGCGTCGCGCCCGAGACGGCGTCAATTCCGGAGAGTGGCGCGGTGCCGAAGGGCTTGAGCCACATAGTGGTCATGTGGGTGGGCCACGAAACCATGAGGAACGCCCGGGCTGCCAGGGCCGGGTTGATGAAGTTGTGGCCGAGCCCACCGAAGAACTGCTTGACCACGACGGTGGCGAAGGCGGCACCGACTACCGGCATCCAGAGCGGGACCCCGGGCGGGAGATTGTAGGCCAGCAGCAGTCCGGTTACTGCTGCCGAGCCGTCGAACGGCGTCGGCTTGCGGCCGAACGCCCGCTGCGTCAATGCATCGAAGAGCATCGAGGAGGCGACTGAGATGGCGACGAGCAGGAGAGACTTGAGTCCGAAGAAGTAGACCGAGCCGCCGAGAGCCGGGAGCAGAGCAATCGCCACGACCCACATGATCCGGCTGACCGATGCCTGGGAACGGACGTGCGGCGAAGCGGCAACGACGAGAGGAGAGGTTAAGGTTGAGGTTGAGGACGGAGGCAGACCGGTTTCCTTTGCCTCTGCCTTAACCTCAGCCTCAGCCTTGACCTTCGGGTCTGTGCTCACTTGCGCTCCATTGCCGCGAGTTCGGACTTGGCGTACTTGAACTGGTGCACCAACCGGATCTTTGCCGGGCAGGCGTAGGCGCAGCACCCGCATTCGATGCAGTCCTTCACGTGCTCGGCCTTGGCCGCCTCGAGCTGGCCGCGCCGGATCAGGTTGTTCAGGCGCTGCGGCGCCAGGCCCATCGGGCAGGCCTCGATGCAGCGGCCGCAGCGGATGCAGTCGTGCTCATCGAAGACGGTAGCCGCCCGGTCGAGCACGAGCACACCGGATGTGCCCTTCAGCACCGGTACCTCGTCGGTGCTGACCGCGATACCCATCATCGGCCCGCCCATGATGAGCTTGCCGACCTCGGCCGCATACCCGCCGCAGAATTGAAGCAGCTCCTTCACCGGCGTGCCGATCCGGACGCGCAGGTTCTTCGGCTCCTTGATGGCTGGGCCGGTCACGGTCGTAACCCGCTCGTAAAGGGGTCGATTGAGGCGGAGCGCGTCCCGTACCGCCAGCGCAGTGCCGACGTTCTGCACCACGCAACCGACGTCCATCGGTAGTCCCCCGGACGGCACCTCGCGCTTGAGGCAGGCCTTGATGAGCTGCTTTTCCGCGCCCTGCGGGTACTTGGTCCTGAGTTTCCTGACCTTGAATCCGGATGAGGCGGCCGCGGAAGTCATCGTCGCTACAGCATCGGGCTTGTTGTCCTCGATGACTATCATGACATTCTGGACCCCGAGCACTCTGGACATGATCTTCACGCCTTCGACCATCTCGGCCGGCTGTTCCAGCATCAGCCGATGGTCAGCGGTCAGGAAGGGCTCGCATTCGCAGCCGTTGATGAGCAGGGTGTCAATCGGTTTCTCTTTGGGCGGTGTGAGTTTGAAGTAGGTCGGGAAGGCCGCGCCGCCCAGGCCGACGACTCCGGAGAGGCGCAGGGTTTCCACTATCTGTTCATTCGTGAACCCCGAATAGTCGCGCTCCCCGAGTGCGTCATCCGGCGTGTCCGCGCCGTCCGAGTCGATGACTACTGTAGGGCCGCGGCGGCCGGTCAGCGGGTGAGGCAGGTCGGAGACGTCGGCGACGGTGCCGGAGACCGAAGCGTGGGTGGCAGCGGAGATGCGGCCGGCCGGCTCGCCGATAAGCGTACCGGTCTTCACCAGGCTGCCCTTCGCGACGACCGCTTTCGAGGGCGCGCCGGTGTGCTGAGACAACGGAATGAAGACCCGTGCAGGCAGGGGAAGCACCTCTACGGACTTGTGTTCGGTAGCTTCCTTGTCCTCACGGGGATGGACACCGCCGCGAAATGTCAGCATTGGACGGCGGGAATTGTAGCGCTGGGCCTTCCGTTGTCAAGCAGCCGGTAGGGAACGACGCGGTTTGACAGCCGAATCCGGCTGCATTACTCTCATAACATGAGAAACCTGACCATCCTTTTCGTTGCTTTGGCACTGGCAGCCGGATGCGGCGGCGCAATGGCGCCCAAACCGGGATCGGACAGCGCCGAGACCTGGTTGTCCTCTACCATTCAGGGACAGAAAGTCGGCTACTCCGTCTACCGCTTCGACCAGCATCCCGACGGTTACCGGTTCGAGAGCTACATAAGGATGACCCTGGCGATGCAGGGCAAAGAGCAGCGGGTTCAATCCCATTCGGAAGCGTACACCGGTCCGGACCTTGCCCTGCAGAGCTTCACCTTCACTTTCTCTTCGCAGGACCGGTCGTTCGGCGTCAGGGGCCGGGTCGTGGGTGACACGCTGTGGGTCGAAGCCCCGGGAGGCAGCGAAGAACGGAGCCTCACCGTGGCAGGTCCGGTCTATCCTTCCTCCGCACTGGGCAGGTACGTTGTGGTCCGGAAGCTGCTCAAGGACTCGACCTACCAGGTGCCGGTCTTCGATGCGGCGGTTATGGGCGTTTCGCTGGCCCAGGTGAAGGTTCTCGGCCGGGAGAAGGTCAAGGCCGGGGGCCAGGAGTACGACGCGCTCAAGTTCACGACCAGGATGGCCAAGTCCACGGTGACATCCTGGGTTGACGACAAAGGCATGGCGATTGTCGAAGCGTCAGCGCCGGGCATCAGGTCGGAGCGGACCGCCGCCGACCAGGTGCTCAAGGCCGAACCGGAGGGCCAGAAGCTCGACGTACTGACGATGTTCCGCGTACCCGTCGACACGAGCATCCCGGATGGAGCGAAGGTCAGTTCTCTGAAGCTGGAAATCGAGGGGATTGACCCGAAGCAATATGCGTTGAGCGGGCCGGGACAACAGGTCTTGAGTACCAACCCGCTGCTGGTCCAGATCAATACGCCGGAGCTGCCCACCGAGCCGGTGGCGCTGCCCATCGCCGCCGAGAGTGAGTATCTGCAGCCCTCGGTCACAATCCAGTCCGACGCGCCCGAGGTGAAGGCCAAGCTGAAGGAGGCGATTGGCGACGAGAAGGACGGCGTGGCCGCCGCGCGCAAGCTGGTCTCCTGGGTCTTCACCGTGGTAGAGAAACAGCCGACTGCGTCATTCCCGAACGCGCTCGACGTGCTCAAGACCATGAAGGGCGACTGCAACGAGCACGCGGTCCTGTTCGCCGCGCTTGCCCGGGCCGCCGGCATCCCGACGCAGACCGCAGTGGGTCTTCTCTACATGAACGGGGCGTTCTACTACCACGCCTGGAACGAGGTCTACGTCGGGAAGTGGATACCGGTTGACGCGACCTTTGGCGAGTTCCCGGCCAGCGCCCTGCACCTGAAACTCGCGCAGGGCGAGTTGAGCGAGCAGGCGGAGATTCTCGGCCTCGTCGGCGCCATCGGCATCAAAGTCAGAGAGTTCGGCGCCGCTCCGGCCCGGTAGCCGGTCCCAAAGCTGAAGCCCCCGGCCTGCAGAGCCGGGGGCTTTGATTTCGGCGCGGACTACTTCTCGGGTTCGGCCGGCTTGGGCTGCGCTTCCTCGGGCTGAGCTTCTTCGGGAATTGGCTCAACCACGAAGTCGGCCTCCTTCATCACGATGTCGATCTTCGCCCTGCCACGGAGATCCTTCAGCAGTTGGTCGTACAGCTGTTTCTCCTGGGCTCGGCGGAGCTTGTTGTCGATCTTGGAGCGGACCTCGCTGAACGGGCGCGTAAACGCGGCCTTCTTCTCTTCCATGGTCACAAACACGTAGCTTGAGTCGTTGAGCTTGATGACCGGGGAGAGGCTTCCCTTGGACAGGCTGAACGCGGCGTCAACGATCTTCTTGTCGTGGGCCTTGTCGTCACGGGCAAGCCAGTAGAGGTCACCGCCTGACCAGCGGCTCGACGAACTGGAGAACCGCTTGGCGATGTCCTGGAACGTGGCCTTCTGGGCGGTGTCCTTCCTGGTAACTTTGACAAGCAGCTTGCCGTCGGCGGTCGCGAGCGGCTTGGCGGTCTCGTTGGCGCCCAGCTTGAACAGCCCGGCGACAAAGTCGGCGGGCAGGGGTTCGTCGGCTTTGACGTAGGTGCCGAACCTGGCCGAATCGGTCGGAGCCACGGTCGCGGTCTCCGGTCTGGCAGGCCGGCCGAGCAGCGAGTCGAGCTGTGCCAGGCGTTCTGCCCGTGCCGGCACCGGTCTGTAGAGCCTGCCCTGTTTCGAGAGGTCGCCGAATCCGAAGCCGTAGGGTGCAGGCTTGACGTAGGGGCCGGTGATCTTCGTCTTCTGCGAGATATCGGGGACGCTCTTGTTGCCGACACTCACCATCGGCTTGCCCGGTAGCGCAACGGGTGCGCCGGCCAGGGCGTATTCGCCGAGCAGCGAATCAGTGTTGGCAGAAGCGGCCGAGAAGGATGCTTCGACGTCCGGGTTGTCGGCCGGGAAGAGCAGGCCGCGGCCCTGGATCATGGCCGGCAGCTTGCCGTTCACCGCCCAGCGCCGCAGCTCCTCGGCCCGGGTCCGGCTGGGGGCGGTAATCTCACGGGCGTGGACTTTCGCCGGTTCTTTGTACTCCGCCAGTGTCGCCTTGTATTCGGCCATGAGCTGGGCCGAGTCGAGGACGACCTTGTCTGCCGTCATGCTGCGTTTGTAGGCATCGACCAGCATGCCGGCCCGGCGACTCATGACCTGGTCGACGACCTTGTTGACCAGCCAGAGCTTCTGAGACTCGGCTTCTTTCAGGAGCAGCTTCTCCATTACGAGATTGTCGAGGATGCGCCGCTTGCCTTCGGGCGTGTCGAACTGCGAGCGGTAGAACGGCGGTATCGCGTTGAGGCGCGCCGTGAGAGCAGTCGTGTCGATCAGGATGCCGTTCACAGTTGCCAGCGTGTCCTTGCCCTGGTCGAGGGCGGTCGTGTCCATCTTGAGGGTCGCCTTCACCTTGAGGTCGGCAATCACCTGCTCGTAGAGCCTGGCCGTGTTCTGCTGCTTCATGTCCGCCGACAACTGGTTGCGGACGTCGGCAAACGTGCGGACTGTCTTCGGCTTCTTTTCAGTAACCTTGACAATGACGAACCCGTCCTTCACCTGAATCGGCTTGCTGATGTCGCCGACTTTGAGCGAGAACGCGGCCTGCTCGACCGGCTTGGGCTGAGACCCCCGGGCAATCATCCCGAGATCACCGCCCTTTTCCTTGTCCGGGGCAGTCGAGAACTGTCTGGCAAGGCTGTCCCACTTCTTCGTGGTGTCGGAGAGCAGGTCTAGCCGCAGCTTCTCGGCTTCCTCTTTGGTCGCAACCTGAATCTGGTAGAGGCGAACCTTCTCCGGCGTTGTGTACCTGGTTGCTACCTCTTTCTTGTAGGCGGCCTTCAGTTCCTTTTCCGCCGGCTCGCTCTTCGAGGCAACGGTACGCTCGTTCCATTCCTGGAAGACCGCACGGTTGCGCTGTTCGCTGAGCGCGAGGAGAAGCGTCGAGTCCGTCGCGACGCCGGCCGAAACTGCGGCCGAATAGAGCAGCCGGTTGTCGATCATCGTGTCGAGCAGCAGTTGCTTCTTCTCGTACTTCTCATACGCAGAGGGGTTTCGGCTGATGCGGTCGTCGAGTTCGATGCGCGTGATGGGGTAGGAATCGACGTAGGCAACCCGGTCCTGATAGTTCTTGCGGAAGCAGCGCTCGATGGCATCCAGCGCGTCGGTGCCGTAGGTTGACTTCGGATACCTGGTGGCCACGATCTCGTAGTTCTTGGCGCCCTCGAGGTAGTCTTCCCGCATTTCGAGACAGAGCGCCAGGCGGTACAGGACGTCCGGCAGTTGTTTGTGCTTTGGGTAATCGGCGGCCAGGGCGCTGTAGACGGCCTCGGCGCCGGCGTAGTCGGCCTTCTTGTCCAGTAGATAGTCACCGATTTCCAGCCGGACGGCAAAGCGGTCAGCCGGGGTCTTGGCCTCGGCATCGAGACGCTGGAGCGTCGCATACGCCTTGTCCAGGTCCTGGGCGGCGTAGAGCTGGTAGACAGTGTCGAGTGCCGCGTCAGGCGGAACGGCGCTCGCGCCTGCCGCCATCAGCCAGAGCAGAGCCAGGGTCAGGGTCTTCTTCACGGAGAGCCTCCTTGAGATTTGAGCGACCAGTAGTACATTTAGACTTACAAGACGTGTTTCCGTTACCGGACGATCTGCAGGGCGACCATCATGACCGTGCCGGAGAGGAGCGGAATCACGACGTTGTCGTTGACCTCAATCGGTAGCGCCTCCACAACCGAGGCCGCAACCGCACCAAGAATACCGATTCCGAGCGGGAAATCAAGACCGGGCAGGACTGACACCAGCCAGGCAACACCGATGCAGACGAACAGGCCGGCCAGCGTGCCCTCGAGAGTTTTGCGGAAGACTCTCACTCTCCCCACCGACAGGCCGACGATGGCCGCGGCCGTATCGCCCAGCGCGAGGAACCCGATGGCGGCAATGAACACGCCGCTGACGCGACCCTCCGGGCCGATTCCGAACACCAGCATGCAGACAAGTGACGCAAGCATCAGGTAGGATGCGCCGGTCAAGGAGGAGAGTTCCTTCCGTCGGAGCATCGAGCCGAAGAGAACGATGAAGACGCTCTTCACCGAGGTGAGGCGCAGCCGTAGGAAGTCGATGAGCAGGAAAGTGAGCGTGGCGGCCGCCATCAACGTCAGGGCCAGATGCCAGGGTATGAAGTAGCAGACCAGCGGGATGATCAGCGCCGAAAGGTGGGGGAGCTTCCGGCTTACTTCGGTTCCTAGAATTCGAATCCCCCGGATATCTGCTGCGGGCTGCCGAGTTCCCGCGAGTCCGGGGCGGTGCCGGAGGCATAGCCGTAGTCGACATGGAACCGCTTGATACGCAGCCCAAGACCGATGGCCAAGTTGCCCCGGTAGACGCCGAGCCGGCCGTAGAGCACTTCCCGGAACGCGTACTCGATACCGTAGCTCGGCGTGAAAACGAGCTCTTCGGTGTTCGCCTCGGCCTCGAGTGCCAGGGTCAGGCGGTCACGCGAGATACGGAAGGTCTTGGCCAGACCGATCGCGCCGCGCGGCATGACCACTTCCCGCCGGCCGGTGTCCCAGAAGAGCGGCGACGTGCTGGCGTTACGGACCCGCAGGCCGACGTCGAGGTCGGCCATGGGCGTGAGGGTCGCACCGAGGTCCAGCCCCATCCCGAACGCCGAACCGACCCCGAGGTCATGATAGATCAGCTTCACGTTCCCGCCGACGGCCACGTACGGCGAGAGGGTGCGCGCGTAGTTGGCGTAGCCCACGACCTGGGTCGCGCTGACCATGCGCCAGACGTAGGGTCGATTGTTGGGTCCTTCCGGCGTAGTGTCACCGGGTACTGACTCGCTCGGCAACTTGGTCAGTTTGATGCCCGGGATGCCATTGTGCAGTACGGCGAACCCCAGCGACTGGCGTGGGGAGTGGAACGAGACGCCCAGGTAGTTGTGCTTGACCATGCCGGAGTGCTCTTCCGAGTGGAGGAAGAGCACCGAGGTACGAGAGAAACCGGAGGGACGGGACGGGTTGTAGTAGATGGCGCTGGGATCGGAGGCCGCGGCTACGACCGCGCCACCCATGCCGATTGCCCGGGCCGATGTGCCCAGTTCTTCAAAGTCGCCCGCGTAGCGGGTCGCGAACGCGGCTGCAGCTAGTACGGTCAGCAGCACGGCGGTCCGGGTCCGGCCGATATCCGGCCGATGGTAGAAGCCCTTGGTCTTTGTCTTTCTCATCCTCAGTTCATTCAGCCCTAGATCCGGCGTACCGTCCCGGTCAGTTCCTTGCGCAGGATGCGCATCGGCCGGCTGTACGTCGGTCGGGCGGTTATGGTTACTTTGTACTCGCCCTCGGGCACCAGCACTCCGTTGTCGTCCCGGCCGTCCCAGACAATCAAGACCTCGCCTGGATGCTGTCTGTGCGGTGGGGCAAGCGAACGAACCAGTGTACCGGAAGGCGCGGTGATGTCCACCTGAATGTTGGCCATCTCAGTGATATAGAGCGCGATGGTGGTGCCGGGCTGGAGCGAGTCGAACTCGGCCGGATAGAAGCCTATGAGGTAGGCGTCGAGTCCGATCCAGTAGTACTGGCCGCCGTTCGCCTCGGAAACGAAGACCTGTCCGAATCGGCGCCAGATGGCAATGCCGGCCGGGGAGTCGAAGGAAGTGCCTTCGACTCCCTGCCGGCCAAAAGAGACGATGTACCTCAGGTCCATATCGAAGAGGTGGATCTGAGAGTTGGTCTGGTCGGTAACGTAGACATTTCCGTGTCGGTCGAAGGCGCAGTAGGCAAAACCGGCTTCATCCAGACCAATGCGGCGCATGTCGACCATACGCCGCTGCCGGCCGTCGTCGAGCGAGAACTGGCTGATGCGGGTCCGTCCCCGGTCAATGACCACCGCGGAACTGACTTGGAAGTCGTTGTGGTCGGCCTCAGGGTCGAGCACGCAGATCCCGGTCGGACCCTCCAGGTCGGCTGTCCAGGTCGTGACTGTCTTGCCCAGGGAATCGAGGACGACGATCCGGTTGTTGCCGCTGTCCGCCACGTAGACGCGACCGCGGGTGTCGATGGCGACGTCCCGCGGTGCGTCAAGACCGGAATCCACTGTCGAGACCCAACTCAGCCTTGCGTGTTCGTACTTGAGCCTGACCACCCGGTCGTTGTCGGTGTCGGCAACGTAGACATCGCCGTGCTTGTTGCAGGCGATACCGTGCGGATGGCTGAAACGGCCGGTATCGCTCCCCGGCGACCCGTAGATGCGCGGCTCGATCAGTTTCACGTTGTAGACGATCTGGCTGGAGCCGGAATTGACTCCGAACATGGTCAGGATGTGGTCGTCGTTCGACGTAGTGGTGTCATCCTCCGCGACCATCTTCGCCCCGCACATTCCCTGCGGGTCTTCGAGTTTGAAACTCCGCCCCAGATACATGCTGATGTAGAGCCGGCCGATTCGATTGAATCCCATGGTGTGGGTGAATGGTGGCACCAGGAGCGTGGTGGGGTCGTAGCCGATCAGTGCCAGGACGAGGGCAAGCTGCACTAACTAGATACTAGCAGGCCGGGGTTATCAGTCAAGCCACCGAGCCGGTTCGTTCCCGGCAAGGCGCTAGCGTCGGCTGCGGGCCTGTTTCGCCTCGATCTCCGCGAGGCGGGATGCGACTATCTTCCGGACCAGCGCAGAGGGTATGGGTTTCTCCCCGGTGAAGTGGATGGTGCCTTTGGTCAGGGTGAAACCTTCGAGCTCGGCCGCGAACTCGCGCAGCTGCGTCGGGCTCATCGGGAAGAGGCTGCAGTGGTCCTTGAAAGCAGCGTAGCAGACGAGCACTTTGCCCTGCCTGAACGCCGGCATCCTCCAGGCCATGAGTTCTACGGCCTTGGGCGCGGCGGCTCTGATGTCTTTCCGCAGTCTGGAAAGCGCTGTCCGAGAGTCCTTCGGCAACGCCTTCAGGTAGGCGTCCACCGCCTTCACTCCGGCATCTGCAGTTGCACCCTTTGTCGCCTGCGGTCTGACCTGTCTTCTAGAACTCGTAGGTGATGGCATTGTGCGCCTCCGTAATCAGCCTCCGCGCAAGCATCGTAGCGATGATCCGCTCGACTTCCTGCGTCGGTATTCTCTTCTGGAACATGGCCGAGATGGCCTGCGACAGGGTCTTGCGCTTGCGCGGGCGTCCGCGCTTCTCAAGGTTGCCGAGTACCTCGACTACGCGCTTCAACTTCGGCTCCTCGGCGGCCGGGACGGACGGTGCGGCGGTCACGGCCTTGTGATGCAGCTCGCCGAGGCTGGTGATGCGCCGGCATTTCATCGCGCCGGAATTCAGGAACCGGACCAGCGGGTCGAATCCCTTATCTCGAGACAGTATCGTGCATTCCGGCCTGGGCGACTTGTCGAAGACCCGGCCGAGTTGGAAGGCGATGAAGAAGTCGAGAGCGTTGCTGCCGTTGCCGGTGATCTTCTGCCACTCGACGCGGCTGCCGAGTTGTTGCGCCCGCGTGACGAGGTCAAAGGGGACGCTCTTCTGGTCAGCGCCGACGAATATGATGACGCGATAGCTGTCATCCAGTCTGGCCAGTTCGACCTGTTGTACGTTTTCGAAGTCAACGAGCAGCAATCGCGGCTTGTCGGCGGTGGCTACCATGATACCTCACATTCAGTGTTTTGGCCTGGGTCTCCGGCACTAGCCTGGTTCATCCTTGCCCTGCGATTCTCCATCAATCCGGCCCAGATGTCAAGGGCTGGAGATTCTCCGTCGGGCAGTGGAGCAGGCGGAGAACCGGCGACACGGGCAGGCGACATCGTCCCTGCTGCCTCTGGCAGCGTCCGGCCTACACTCCTTCCATTATCGCCTGCGACCTGTTGTGTCGGTCGTGTCGGGTCTTGCTGATGGGGTTGGCCGTGACGAATCAGGCCTGACCGGCCTTGGGCGGAAGCCGGGTCAGCCGCCTCCCGTCCCGTTCCCTGCACACGAGAGACCTCCAAACAACAGCATCACCGCGGCAAACACGATATATCTCAACACATATGTTGGGACCGGCAGACGGCCAGAGACGATTCGGTACGATGTGGTGTGCAGTCGGGGAAGCAGGCCAAGACCCAGGTATGACGGCTTCACTGCGTAGAGTGGTTCTGCTTCAACAACGAGTCGAAGTCAGGACCGACTGTCCCGCCGAGGCGGCGGATGGCTGCGAGCTGCAGGCGGGCGTCGTCGAGCCTGCCAACCTTGTAGAGACAGACCATGTAGTTGTAGCGGAGTGCAAGGTTTTCCGGCACGAGCTGTATCGCCGTGTCGTACTGAGGAATTGCCTGTGAGTACCTGTCGAGTTTCTGCAGAACGTCGGCAAGTTCGGCGCGGAAGTCCGCCTGTTCCGGTGCCAGGCCCACCGCTTTGCCGAGTTCGAGGCAGGCAGCCTCAAGTTGTCCCCGGCGCTTGTGGATTCCGCCCAGGAAGAAGTGGGTTGACGGCGTGGAGGGGGCGGTGCGCGCTGCATCCGAGAGGAGCTGGAACGCCCGGTCCATAGCACCGCGTTCAAACATGATTATGCCGAGGTTGCGCGAGGCCTCGGCTTGCCCCGGGTACATGCTGAGCGCGTCTTCAAAGGCGGCGATGGCTCTTGATGTGTCGCTCTCGTGATAGTATAGCACGCCGAGATTGACGAGGCCCTGCGCGGCTTCGTTCCTGCTGTTGCTGCGGCGGAGGGGGTACAAAGTCAATGCCAGCGCGACGAGGACTAGTGTGAATCCGCCTGCCAGTCGCGGTAGCCACTTTGAGCCCGGCCGGCCGCGGTCCTCGGCAGCGGCGCGGATGGAATCAACGAGCCACGGCAACATCGCCCCCGCGAATGGTAGCAGGGCCGGCAGTGCGGGAGTGCGGTAGCGGGAGAAGATGAAGAAGACGATGACCGATGCCGCTGACGCGAAGAAGAAGATCGTCAGAGAGACCCGTCCAAGACCACGGGCGGTGAGCACCATCGCGGCAGAGCCGAGCGCGAAGACCAGCCCGAATGACAGCAAGGGAAGACGCAGTACCCAGGAGTGGCGGGCAAAGGAGTACATGTCTTCGTTGTCCGGAACTTCGTAGTCGTTGAAGTAGAGCATAGTCTTGCGCCAGAGCAGTTTTGTGAAATCGCGGCCATGCCTGGTTGCCCAGTGTATTGCCTCTCGGGTGTAGAAGCGGGAGACAGCGGAAGGAGAGAGCGGCTTCCCGGCAGCTCTGCTGGCGTGTCGGGCGAAGTCGGACTGCTCAAACTCAGTCGTCGGTCTGACCCAGGGCGGCGCCTGGTACTGGCCGGTCGCATTGTAGGGGCTGTTGCCGATGTAGAGGTTCTGACCTGCCTGGGTGGTAGTGAGCACGAACTCGCGGGCGAGGAGCGAGTTGCGGATGGACACCGGGGCGATGATGAGCAGTGCGCCCAAGAGGCCGGCGGCCGCGGACGCGATCCGCGGCTTGCGGCCGGTAGCCGGCGGCCTGAGCGCCAGCGCCAGAGGCAGCAGAGGCGTGAACAGCAGCATGTTGGCGCGGGTCAAGGCGGCAAGGCCCAGCCCGAGCCCGCTGGTGAACGGCCACAGCAGGGATCGGATGCCCGGGCTGCGGCCCGGGACTTGCCGTTCCTGGGTCAGGGCTCTGACGAACAGGAAGATAAACAGGGCGGTGAGGAAGATCGCGAGCGCTGTCTTTTCAATCTGGCTCTCGTAGAAGATGAACGGTTTGTATAGCGCGGCGAAGACCGCGGCAATGATCCCCGCCCGCCAGTCGAAAAGACGCTGGGCCGTATCGTAGACGATCAGCAGGAGCAGCACACCAAGTACGAACTGGAGGAGGTAGACTGCCCAGTAGCTGTGTCCGAACACCGAGTAGACGAGAGCGAGCAGGTAGGGGTAGAGCGGGTCCTGGTAGAACGGTGCCTTGACCGTCGCAGCCACTTCCGGCGTGCTGGGCCTGCCGATGATGGCCAGCGCCCACCGGTCGTAGGCCTGTCCGTCGATCACCGGACGCGTGAAAGACGGCGAGTCCGAGATGTCGAGGATGTTGGCGACGCGCAGTCCGGCGCCCAGGACAACTACCGCGACGAGAAGCCATGTGGGAGTGCAGGTCGGCCGGCCACGCTGTCGGCGCGGCATCGCAAATGGATGGACCTGCCCACAGGTTCGGCTTGCCGTGCGCTTCCCTACGTTCTTCGAAGGGGGATGGGAGCCCCCGTTTTTCCCCCGGGCCGTGGTCATGGATTCCTGCTGTCGGCGGATCTGACGGAGCCGGTGCGCAGCAAGGAGTCGAATCTGGGGTTGATAGCGCCGCCGAGGCGACGCGCGGCCTCGAGTTCGATTCTGGCCTCGGCATACCTGCCGACGTTGTACAGGCACACCGCGTAGTTGTGCCGGACAACGGGATTGTCCGGTCCCAGTTGGATCATCGTGTCATACTGCGCGAGCGCCTGCGGGTACCTGCTGAGCTGCTGCAGCGCGGTGGCCAGTTCGAAGCGGAACTCTACGCGACCCGGCGCCAGACCCACCGCCTTGCCAAACTCGGTGAAGGCGCTCTCGGTCTGTCCCCGGCGGATGTGGATCCTGCCAAGGAACAGGTGGGTCGTCGGGTTGGAAGGCTCTGCGCGGGACGCATCCGACAGGAGCTGAAAGGCACGGTCTACGTTGCCCCGGGCGAGCAAGAGGATGCCGAGGTTGCGCGACGCCTCGGCATGGCCGGGCCTGGTGCGGAGCGCCTCCTCAAAGGTGGCAACGGCCCTGACAGTGTCGCCTTCGTGGTAGTAGAGCGAGCCGAGGTTCACGAGGCTCTGTGCCGCTTCGGTCTTGCCGGCTCCGTGGTGAACCGGGTAGAGCGTCAGGGCGAAAACGACAACGACGATGGCCAGCCCGCCCGCCAGCCGGGCGGGGAACGCCGGACGACGTGCGCGCGGCGATTGCCGCAGTCCGACGGAGTCGGCCAGGCAGGGGAGCATCGCGCCGGCAAAGGGGAAGAGCGCGGGCAGCGCCGGCAGGCGGTAGCGCGAGAATACGAAGAAGACAATGACCGAAGCGGCGTATCCGAAGTAGAAGACGACCAATGACAGCGGGGCAAGCCCGCGCGCGAGCAGGATCATCGCGGCCAGGCCGAGTGCGAAGACCAGGCCGAAGGAAAGCAGGGGAAGCCGCAGGACCCAGG
It contains:
- a CDS encoding RnfABCDGE type electron transport complex subunit D — translated: MRVLRLRLPGKDPVGAPVQVRQVRTRGNGAQVSTDPKVKAEAEVKAEAKETGLPPSSTSTLTSPLVVAASPHVRSQASVSRIMWVVAIALLPALGGSVYFFGLKSLLLVAISVASSMLFDALTQRAFGRKPTPFDGSAAVTGLLLAYNLPPGVPLWMPVVGAAFATVVVKQFFGGLGHNFINPALAARAFLMVSWPTHMTTMWLKPFGTAPLSGIDAVSGATPLAFVRRAAELVPQGMDLNELLRQANSLAELKRLFLGNIGGCLGETSALLLLIGALFLIIIRVVDWRIPVAYIGTVIVLALVLPNNPMTYSFHVLSGGIILGAFFMATDYVTSPVTGKGRIIFGIGCGLITMLIRLYGGYPEGCSYSILLMNVATPLIDRLTRPRLFGAVKKTKAAK
- the rsxC gene encoding electron transport complex subunit RsxC encodes the protein MLTFRGGVHPREDKEATEHKSVEVLPLPARVFIPLSQHTGAPSKAVVAKGSLVKTGTLIGEPAGRISAATHASVSGTVADVSDLPHPLTGRRGPTVVIDSDGADTPDDALGERDYSGFTNEQIVETLRLSGVVGLGGAAFPTYFKLTPPKEKPIDTLLINGCECEPFLTADHRLMLEQPAEMVEGVKIMSRVLGVQNVMIVIEDNKPDAVATMTSAAASSGFKVRKLRTKYPQGAEKQLIKACLKREVPSGGLPMDVGCVVQNVGTALAVRDALRLNRPLYERVTTVTGPAIKEPKNLRVRIGTPVKELLQFCGGYAAEVGKLIMGGPMMGIAVSTDEVPVLKGTSGVLVLDRAATVFDEHDCIRCGRCIEACPMGLAPQRLNNLIRRGQLEAAKAEHVKDCIECGCCAYACPAKIRLVHQFKYAKSELAAMERK
- a CDS encoding tetratricopeptide repeat protein, translating into MTTARGKNGGSHPPSKNVGKRTASRTCGQVHPFAMPRRQRGRPTCTPTWLLVAVVVLGAGLRVANILDISDSPSFTRPVIDGQAYDRWALAIIGRPSTPEVAATVKAPFYQDPLYPYLLALVYSVFGHSYWAVYLLQFVLGVLLLLIVYDTAQRLFDWRAGIIAAVFAALYKPFIFYESQIEKTALAIFLTALFIFLFVRALTQERQVPGRSPGIRSLLWPFTSGLGLGLAALTRANMLLFTPLLPLALALRPPATGRKPRIASAAAGLLGALLIIAPVSIRNSLLAREFVLTTTQAGQNLYIGNSPYNATGQYQAPPWVRPTTEFEQSDFARHASRAAGKPLSPSAVSRFYTREAIHWATRHGRDFTKLLWRKTMLYFNDYEVPDNEDMYSFARHSWVLRLPLLSFGLVFALGSAAMVLTARGLGRVSLTIFFFASAASVIVFFIFSRYRTPALPALLPFAGAMLPWLVDSIRAAAEDRGRPGSKWLPRLAGGFTLVLVALALTLYPLRRSNSRNEAAQGLVNLGVLYYHESDTSRAIAAFEDALSMYPGQAEASRNLGIIMFERGAMDRAFQLLSDAARTAPSTPSTHFFLGGIHKRRGQLEAACLELGKAVGLAPEQADFRAELADVLQKLDRYSQAIPQYDTAIQLVPENLALRYNYMVCLYKVGRLDDARLQLAAIRRLGGTVGPDFDSLLKQNHSTQ